A section of the Hemibagrus wyckioides isolate EC202008001 linkage group LG04, SWU_Hwy_1.0, whole genome shotgun sequence genome encodes:
- the LOC131351540 gene encoding extracellular calcium-sensing receptor-like — protein sequence MIGGIFPIYSRQENILYSFDNKPPMAECKGFDLRAFRWTRIMMLAIDEINQDDHLLPNISLGYIIVDSCSSPTNVLRAALTLMSTSEQKGSQCHPPPILALIAESGSSQSLAVAGAVGPFKIPLVSYFSTCACLSDKTKYPTFFRTIPSDYYQAKALAFLVRQYGWTWIGVIQSDNDYGLNGISAFTKEVEAHGVCIAFVGTVLRTYPQSKILEAAELIKQSTVKVILAFAPEKDMYPLMKEVVKQNITGIQWIGSEAWVTAASLSTPEMFKYFEGTIGFVVRKMAIPKLGPVLKDISPYNDSQAVFVSDYWETLVTEQLKKVHFVDAFGELVFFDKNGDPPASYEVINWQMRDGQTPKAVCSEICPQGTRKAQIKGLPVCCFDCIPCADGSISNTTATDCIKCPEEYWSNDRKDSCILKIIEFLSYTETMGIILMALSVLGACLTFSTLMVFIHFRDTPIVKANNSELSLLLLLSLIFCFLCPLTFIGELTVWSCMLRHTAFGIAFALCISCMLGKTIVVVTAFRATLPGNNVAGKFGPPQQRAIVCSCTAVQIVICILWLNVAPPFPDKVFEQRSKKIILECNTGSDTAFYAVLGYIGLLAIVCLVLAFLARKLPDNFNEAKFITFSLLIFCAVWITFIPAYVSSPGKYTVAVEIFAILSSAFGLLICIFVPKCYIILIKPERNTRKHVMGKNTKVN from the exons ATGATAGGTGGCATTTTCCCAATTTATTCAAGACAGGAGAATATACTTTATTCATTTGATAACAAACCACCAATGGCAGAATGTAAAGg ATTCGACTTACGAGCTTTTCGCTGGACAAGGATCATGATGTTGGCAATAGATGAAATAAATCAAGATGATCATTTGCTTCCTAACATTTCTTTGGGATATATAATTGTGGACTCTTGTTCCTCTCCTACTAATGTTCTGAGAGCTGCTCTCACTTTGATGAGCACATCAGAGCAAAAAGGCTCTCAATGTCATCCACCTCCCATACTAGCTCTTATAGCTGAATCAGGATCTTCCCAGTCCTTAGCTGTTGCTGGGGCAGTTGGACCATTTAAAATACCACTg GTGAGTTACTTTTCAACATGTGCATGTTTGAGTGACAAGACAAAATATCCTACATTTTTCCGAACAATACCAAGTGACTACTACCAAGCAAAAGCTTTGGCTTTCCTTGTTAGACAATATGGATGGACATGGATTGGAGTTATACAGTCAGACAATGATTATGGACTAAATGGGATATCAGCATTCACAAAGGAAGTGGAGGCTCATGGTGTCTGCATTGCATTTGTTGGCACAGTATTGAGGACATATCCCCAAAGCAAAATCCTTGAAGCTGCTGAACTGATAAAACAATCAACTGTCAAAGTGATTCTTGCATTTGCACCAGAGAAAGATATGTATCCTTTAATGAAAGAAGTggtaaaacaaaacattacaggAATACAGTGGATTGGAAGTGAAGCGTGGGTAACTGCAGCCAGTCTTTCCACACCAGAAATGTTCAAATATTTTGAAGGAACAATAGGATTTGTTGTGCGAAAGATGGCCATACCCAAACTGGGACCAGTTCTCAAAGATATCAGCCCTTATAATGATTCACAGGCTGTTTTTGTCAGTGATTATTGGGAAACATTG gtAACTGAGCAGTTGAAAAAAGTACATTTTGTGGATGCATTTGGAGAGCTAGTGTTCTTTGACAAGAATGGAGATCCACCTGCCTCATATGAAGTCATTAACTGGCAGATGAGAGATGGCCAA ACTCCAAAAGCTGTTTGCTCAGAAATCTGTCCACAAGGCACAAGGAAAGCACAAATTAAAGGTTTACCTGTGTGCTGCTTTGACTGTATCCCATGTGCTGATGGCTCTATATCAAATACAACAG CAACAGACTGTATCAAGTGTCCTGAAGAGTATTGGTCTAATGATAGAAAAGACAGCTGCATTTTGAAAATAATAGAGTTTCTTTCATACACTGAAACAATGGGGATTATTCTTATGGCCCTCTCAGTACTTGGTGCTTGTTTAACTTTTTCTACTTTGATGGTGTTCATACACTTTAGAGACACACCAATAGTAAAAGCAAATAATTCAGAGTTGAGCTTACTGTTACTGCTTTCCCTTATATTTTGCTTCCTCTGTCCACTCACATTTATTGGTGAACTGACAGTGTGGTCCTGCATGTTGCGTCACACAGCATTTGGCATTGCCTTTGCCCTCTGCATTTCCTGTATGCTGGGGAAAACTATAGTTGTGGTAACTGCCTTCAGAGCAACATTACCTGGTAACAATGTGGCAGGAAAGTTTGGACCACCTCAGCAAAGGGCCATTGTGTGTTCATGCACAGCAGTTCAAATAGTTATTTGTATTCTTTGGCTAAATGTCGCACCACCGTTCCCAGATAAAGTTTTTGAACAAcgcagtaaaaaaataattttagaatGTAACACAGGCTCAGATACTGCGTTTTATGCTGTTCTAGGATACATTGGCCTTCTTGCCATAGTTTGTTTGGTCCTGGCCTTTTTAGCCAGAAAGCTACCTGATAATTTTAATGAAGCCAAATTCATCACATTCAGTCTGCTTATATTCTGTGCAGTTTGGATCACCTTTATTCCAGCTTATGTCAGCTCTCCTGGAAAGTACACAGTAGCTGTAGAAATCTTTGCAATTTTGTCTTCAGCTTTTGGCCTACTGATATGCATTTTTGTACCAAAATGTTACATCATTTTAATCAAACCAGAGAGAAATACAAGAAAACATGTAATGGGTAAAAATACAAAGGTTAATTAA